The Pseudomonadota bacterium sequence TACCATCAGGCCAAAAAAACTGCTCTTGGCTGCAGGATACATCAATATGGGAATAAGCGGCTCACAAGGACCAAAAACAAAGATTGTGAAAAGCACCCAGGGTGTGATATTTGTATTATTTTCAACGTTATGAATATGAGTATGTTCCTCAACGTGAACATGCTCATGGATATGTTTGCCGCCGTCTAAATGAAAATGCACGTGTTTGTGGGGTTTGTTTCTTATAGACCTCCTTAAGCCCCAAACAAAATATACCAACCCGAAGGCAATGAGCGCCCATGCTGCAAGGTTACCTCGAAACGATTCCACTATTTCCAATCTTGTTACAGCAATACCTAAAACTATGCCTGCCATACCCAATACAACCGAGCTTCCGATATGACCAATACCGCATAAAAAGGTTATCCACATTGTCTTCATTAAAGACCATTTTCTTGCCTTGGCAATTACTATAAACGGTATATAGTGGTCAGGACCGATCAACGTATGGAAAAAACCTATTGAGGCGGCGGTAATTATAAGGATTATCAATTCATGTGACATTTTTTTTGCAATTATACACTATTTAGATAAGGAAATATAATAAAAAATTAGCTGCTCCGGATGCTTACGGCGGAGCAGCTAATTCCCTAAAACATTTTTCATTTCTGATCAACCTTCAGTTTAAATGAAGGCTCTTTTTTGTCAACATCTTCTTTTTCAATACCGGACATTTTTATCTTCAATCTTAAATCGTTAGGACTATCAGCGTTTGCAATAGCATTATTGTAGTCAATCTTTCCTGCCTTATAAAAGTCCATTATATGCTGGTCAAAGGTCTGCATACCTTCATTATACGCTTCGGCCATCGTCTCTTTTAAAAGACCAACCTCGCCCCTCATAATAAGGTCTTTTATCCTCGGGCTGTCGAGCATTATCTCTATAGCTGCAACCCTTTTTCCTTCAACAGTCGGTATCAGCCTTTGAGATATAATAGCCCTCAGGTTCAATGATAGCTGCATGTGTATCTGAAGATGCCTCTCTATAGGAAAAAAGTTCATGATCCTTTCAATTGCCTGGTTCGCATTGTTTGCATGGAGGGTACCAAGGGCAAGGTGGCCTGTTTCTGCAAAGGTAATGGCATCTTCCATGGTTTCCGAATCCCTTATCTCACCGATAAGGATCACATCAGGCGCCTGCCGTAAGGTATTTTTCAAGGCATTATAAAAGGAAAGGGTATCGAAACCCACCTCCCTCTGGGTAATAACACTCTTTTTGTGATTATGGACATATTCAACCGGGTCCTCTATGGTGATTATGTGTCCGCGCTGATTGGCATTCCTGTGGTCTATCATTGATGCAAGAGTGGTGGATTTGCCGCTTCCTGTAGCACCGACAACAAGCACAAGACCCCTTT is a genomic window containing:
- a CDS encoding sulfite exporter TauE/SafE family protein produces the protein MSHELIILIITAASIGFFHTLIGPDHYIPFIVIAKARKWSLMKTMWITFLCGIGHIGSSVVLGMAGIVLGIAVTRLEIVESFRGNLAAWALIAFGLVYFVWGLRRSIRNKPHKHVHFHLDGGKHIHEHVHVEEHTHIHNVENNTNITPWVLFTIFVFGPCEPLIPILMYPAAKSSFFGLMVVTFVFGGVTIMTMLSIVGISYRGINFLPFKRFERYSHALAGAAIFLCGIAIQFLGI
- a CDS encoding PilT/PilU family type 4a pilus ATPase, which gives rise to MTDILEYLRYMNQMDASDIYITSGLPAMFRIQGSTEPYDEPPLTPEDTDRVAAAIMNEKQKVQFAQEFEQNLALYYPDIGRFRVNIFRQRGCTGIVIRQIKTEIKSLDEMGLPAVFKDIMMSKRGLVLVVGATGSGKSTTLASMIDHRNANQRGHIITIEDPVEYVHNHKKSVITQREVGFDTLSFYNALKNTLRQAPDVILIGEIRDSETMEDAITFAETGHLALGTLHANNANQAIERIMNFFPIERHLQIHMQLSLNLRAIISQRLIPTVEGKRVAAIEIMLDSPRIKDLIMRGEVGLLKETMAEAYNEGMQTFDQHIMDFYKAGKIDYNNAIANADSPNDLRLKIKMSGIEKEDVDKKEPSFKLKVDQK